One part of the Methanobacterium spitsbergense genome encodes these proteins:
- a CDS encoding PAS domain S-box protein codes for MVRDDNNIKFADEEQNKPPSERVPQFAEDLEISSEDTRTTEVLHEIQKRPWLNLALRYVSAILVVILAFWLYSALTALFGPGLPTYILFYPAIIIVALIAGLGPGLLATIVSVMMAIIWIIPSSGQFTLRTPIEEIGVVLFTSIGIMISSVSELYRRNRNKAAAYDKEKALRETRREKEFLADILEHASQPFAVGYPDGRLGLHNQAFEQLTGYTTEELHTIDWSTTLTPIEWREMEKKRLDELNRTGQPVLYEKEYIRKDGSRVPIELLVNLVLDLKGNPEYYYSFITDITERKQIETALKKSEQILAEAQHIAHIGSWEWNLKTGDINWSNELYSIYRVDPNTFTPALSSFADYMHPDDEEYVNQRVQLLSKGKSQNFDFRIILDDGSIRVLNTLAEVAEFDKNGKPGIIVGINQDITERKEIELKLNENIKKLAQSNKELEQFAYITSHDLREPLRMITSFLQLLERRYHDQLDQDANEFIGFAVDGAKRLDVMTNDLLQYSKISSQKKEIIPVNFEHVLKHALENLKVQIEESNAIITHDPLPTINGDKQLKVQLFQNIIGNAIKYRSEKPPKIHISATKEKNQYLFSIKDNGIGMSSKHLEKIFTIFQRLHTQEDYEGTGIGLAIAQKIVHQQGGQIWVESEPGKGSTFYFTIIIKE; via the coding sequence CATGGCTAAATTTGGCGTTACGTTACGTTAGTGCAATTCTCGTGGTGATATTGGCATTCTGGCTATACTCGGCACTAACAGCATTGTTTGGTCCTGGACTACCAACGTACATCTTGTTTTATCCGGCAATCATAATAGTGGCTCTGATAGCTGGCTTAGGGCCTGGTTTACTTGCAACAATTGTTTCAGTGATGATGGCAATAATCTGGATTATACCATCTTCGGGACAATTTACATTAAGAACACCAATAGAAGAGATCGGGGTTGTACTTTTTACGAGTATTGGAATAATGATAAGTAGCGTGTCAGAACTTTATCGTAGAAACCGAAACAAAGCAGCTGCATATGATAAGGAAAAAGCCCTTCGTGAAACACGACGTGAGAAGGAATTTTTAGCCGATATACTCGAACACGCATCCCAACCTTTTGCTGTAGGTTACCCCGATGGAAGACTTGGATTACACAACCAAGCCTTTGAACAACTCACTGGCTATACAACAGAAGAACTTCATACCATTGATTGGTCAACTACCCTCACACCCATAGAGTGGAGGGAAATGGAAAAGAAAAGATTAGATGAACTTAATCGCACAGGCCAGCCAGTCCTTTATGAAAAGGAATATATTCGAAAGGATGGTTCGCGAGTACCAATAGAGCTACTGGTCAACTTGGTCTTAGATCTGAAGGGAAATCCTGAATATTATTATTCATTTATCACAGATATAACTGAGCGTAAACAGATTGAAACAGCTTTAAAAAAGAGTGAACAAATCCTTGCTGAAGCACAACATATAGCTCATATTGGAAGTTGGGAGTGGAATCTCAAAACTGGTGATATAAACTGGTCTAATGAATTATATTCAATATATAGGGTAGATCCAAATACTTTCACCCCTGCTCTAAGTTCATTTGCAGATTATATGCATCCAGATGATGAGGAATACGTAAACCAACGTGTTCAATTATTATCTAAAGGTAAATCTCAAAACTTTGATTTTAGAATAATTTTAGATGATGGTTCAATACGAGTATTAAATACATTAGCTGAAGTTGCAGAATTTGATAAAAATGGAAAACCCGGCATAATAGTGGGAATTAATCAGGACATAACCGAGCGAAAAGAGATAGAATTAAAATTGAATGAGAACATAAAAAAATTGGCTCAATCAAATAAAGAGTTAGAACAGTTTGCCTATATAACATCTCATGATTTGAGAGAACCATTAAGGATGATAACAAGCTTTTTACAGTTGTTAGAAAGGAGATATCATGATCAGTTAGATCAAGATGCAAATGAGTTTATTGGATTTGCAGTTGACGGAGCTAAACGTTTGGATGTCATGACAAACGATCTTCTACAATATTCAAAAATATCAAGTCAAAAAAAGGAAATCATACCTGTAAATTTTGAACATGTATTAAAACATGCTTTAGAAAACTTGAAAGTACAAATAGAAGAAAGTAATGCCATTATAACCCATGATCCATTGCCTACAATCAATGGAGATAAGCAGTTAAAGGTTCAACTGTTCCAAAACATTATCGGAAATGCCATTAAATACCGCAGTGAAAAACCTCCAAAAATTCATATATCTGCAACCAAAGAAAAAAACCAATATCTCTTTAGTATTAAAGATAATGGAATCGGAATGTCGTCTAAACACTTGGAAAAGATATTCACCATATTTCAACGACTTCACACCCAAGAAGATTATGAAGGAACGGGAATAGGACTTGCAATTGCCCAGAAAATTGTGCATCAACAAGGCGGACAAATTTGGGTTGAATCAGAACCAGGAAAAGGTTCAACATTCTATTTCACCATAATCATTAAAGAATGA